A window of Babesia microti strain RI chromosome III, complete genome contains these coding sequences:
- a CDS encoding hypothetical protein (overlaps_old_locusTagID:BBM_III01370) — MDDGQFPKEFIPHLNLGDYGSSRSYYAILYKNNTKQSKFTIEVESNATTGYSWYSVGIYEKAAIPNEPYQDSLKNIIDNDFVKRKISEGSTLDGLSVTPFDYSSSPSAHGVVGTSGVSKATISASSECKSGDYLVLLSYAQPFSPLTNCYYKKIYVRII; from the exons ATGGATGATGGAca atTTCCCAAGGAATTTATTCCACACCTAAACTTGGGTGATTATGGTAGCAGTAGGTCTTACTATGCTATTCTTTACAAAAACAACACAAaacaatcaaaatttaccattgaAGTTGAGAGTAACGCTACTACTGGATATAGCTGGTATAGTGTGGGTATTTATGAGAAGGCTGCTATACCTAATGAACCATACCAAGATAGCCTTAAAAACATAATAGACAATGATTTTGTTAAAAGGAAAATCAGTGAGGGTTCAACACTAGATGGTTTATCTGTAACCCCTTTTGATTACAGTTCGTCGCCTAGTGCTCATGGAGTTGTTGGTACATCTGGTGTATCTAAGGCTACCATCAGCGCATCTTCTGAGTGCAAGAGTGGTGATTATTTGGTGCTATTGTCTTATGCCCAACCATTCAGCCCACTTACCAATTGTTATTACAAGAAGATATATGTTAGaatcatttaa
- a CDS encoding template-activating factor I (overlaps_old_locusTagID:BBM_III01375), protein MKRGFDGDSNEIDLKRTIKPDPDDPLFQYIVEFDEVQKELQRLDEACAREQMTIQRDYDEKKQPFFEKRQNIINKVPGFWSKALQHHPALCLLTPADFNILQYLTKIDLKDNLDDNGSYKITFTFDDNASEYMEPLSIVKYIVFEQNRETVAECTHINWKPGKSPIDVVIKARNEEQCNDWSLFEWFTYDEWLNKPNIGEIIRREIWHAPLAYYMDTISASDFDYDDDMDE, encoded by the exons ATGAAACGTGGATTTGACGGGGATTCTAATGAAATAGACTTAAAGCGTACCAT aaAGCCCGATCCTGACGATCCTCTTTTCCAATATATCGTGGAATTTGATGAGG TACAAAAGGAACTCCAACGCTTAGATGAAGCATGCGCTCGTGAGCAAATGACCATCCAACGCGACTATGATGAAAAAAAACAACCCTTCTTCGAAAAAAGgcaaaatatcataaaCAAGGTACCAGGGTTTTGGTCTAAAGCTCTCCAACACCATCCAGCCCTTTGTCTACTCACACCTGCTGACTTCAACATCCTACAATATCTGACCAAGATAGATCTCAAAGATAATCTGGATGACAATGGCAGTTACAAAATAACTTTCACATTTGATGACAATGCTTCCGAATACATGGAGCCCTTGTCCATCGTTAAATATATAGTCTTCGAGCAAAATCGTGAGACAGTTGCGGAATGTACTCACATCAATTGGAAACCTGGGAAA AGCCCAATAGATGTGGTTATTAAGGCTAGAAATGAAGAACAATGCAATGATTGGTCTTTGTTCGAATG GTTTACTTATGATGAGTGGTTGAACAAGCCTAACATTGGGGAGATTATTAGAAGGGAAATTTGGCACGCACCTTTAGCCTATTATATGGATACAATTTCTGCGTCAGATTTTGACTACGATGATGATATGGATGAGTGA